Sequence from the Methanobacterium alkalithermotolerans genome:
AGATTCGTCCATTTGATTCCATACCTTGGAAATCAAATCGTGGTAGTCACAAGATACTACATTTTTGGTTTTGATGTCCCCTAAAGTTTTTTTATGGGGTTCTGCGCCTTCTTCTTTCAATCCGCGCAGAATATCAACCACACTAACAATTCCCACTAAATTCAAGTTATTATTTGACTCCACCACAGGAGCCTGTATTTCTGCTGCAGAAAGAATGTTATAGGCAGCTTTAAAAATATTCATTTCAGGTGTTAAAATAACCTTTGGCTTTTTCATAATGCCCCTGGCTTCTATATTAGATTTGGTTGTAGAGATATTCAGCATATTTCCTCTGGTAATTAAACCTTCTAAATGATCCCCATTAAGCACAGGAATGCAACGGAAGTCCTCATCCCGAAGAATAGATCTTACCCGTGTTGCACTGGTATCTAAAGAAACACTGACCGGATTAGAGGTCATTATATCTTCCACATTCAAATTAATCACCCTCTAAATCTTCTTTACATTCTTCACACACAAATTTACCATCAATTTCATCCAGATATTCCATGAAATTTCCACAGAGTTCACATGCTCCGGGAAATGGTCTTTCATCAGTGGGGAAACCCACCTGATTTTCCTGAATACGCGCATTTACCACCAGTATTTCAGTTAATTCAGGAGAAACAGCCATAACATCACTAGAGGTCAATATTCCCACCAATGACCCATCTTTAACAACAGGCAACCTCCTTATGTTATTTTTAGCCATTAAACGAGCTGCTTCGTTCAATTCGCTGCCAGGATCTATATTTATAAGATTTTTAGTCATGACCTGGCCAATAGTAATATCACTGGCCGCGATATTTTTTGAAACAACCTTTCTTATAATGTCACTTTCAGTTATAACTCCTTCTGGTCCAGCCTTAGTCTTTACTATTAGACTACCTACTTTCATCCGGGTCATCAATAGTGCCGCATCTGCAATACTTAGCTTATGGTCTACGGTTACAACATTTGAAGTCATGGCGTCGTGTACTGTCACTTTAGTTTCCATTTCCATCTAAAACCTCCTATCTGACCTTTAGAAGTTTATGTATCTGGGGGATGGTTAAAACATCCATGTGTTTTCCTGCTTTTTCAGACATTTTAAAGAGTTTAGGACTATGCTTAACCCAATAATCAACAGGACTTGCAGGTTGTATTACCAGTGGAACTTTTGAAGGTAGGTTAAGTTCTTTTTTGATGTGTTTGGCAATTAGTTCCACAGTGTCCACTTTGGTAGTGGGAAGCACTACAACTTTACAATAACTATTTGCTCCTTTTTCTATTAATATGTTTAGGGAATCCACTTCCTTTTCCCATAAATCACCCTTATTATCACTGGCAAAATGTTCCGGCAGTTTTATATCCACCGAAGCATAATCAATTAATCCGGCGATTTTCTTAATCTGTGATGGTAAAGACCCGTTAGTTTCCAGCATAGATTTAAAATCATTTCGTTCTAAAAATAATTTGATAAAATCTGCCTGAAGTAATGGTTCTCCCCCTGTAAAGGAAATAGAATGGAAATCAGGGGTCAGCAAATGGCTTACAGTTTTCGATAACTCTTCAATTGAAATTTCGATACCATTGGCTGCATTTTTGCTTTCAGGAGTATCGCAATAGATACAATCCAGATTGCACCCTGCAAAACGAATAAAAATTTGTCTGCGACCAATGAGCTTGCCTTCACCTTGAATACTTGAAAAAACTTCCATGATAGGTGCTTTCATAGGAATACCTGATTTATAAATTAATTCTTATTTAAACTATTTTTTTATTCAGAGATATATTTAGAATTTTTTTGTACTTAATAATTTTCGCAGTTCCGGTTACGACTATAAAAAGCGCCCTGCCCAATGCCTTCATTAACACAAATCTGAACCACCGAAACATCGGCTCCCTTTTCTTGTAACTTTTCCCACAGTTTATCCACAAAATATATGGATAAATCCTCTGCAGAAGTGGAAGGTAAAGGAAGGAGTACACAGTCCTGAAGAGGTAATTTATATTCCTTGCCATCAATACTAAATTCAACAGAGTTTTTTACTGACTTGAACTCAATCAATGGACTTTCTAAAGGAATTAATACCTTATGATCCAATTTTTTACATATGGTCCTTACAATGCTTTTAACTTCTTTAAAGTCAACCACAAATCCAAATTTACCTGATCGCTGGCCCTCCAGCTGAACATCCACATGATAGGAGTGTCCATGAATACAGCCACATGATTCATGTTCAGGAATCATGTGCGCTGCAGAGAACCTTAAGTTAGCATGAATGCCATTAATAATAATTTTCATTTTTTTACCTGTATTATATTAAATTCCAGTCCTTAAAATTAGTAATAAATATGCTTCAAAAATTTGAATCTCTATCCTGATATTCTAGAAAGGTTATGTAGAGCACTGCTATTATAATTTATACCTCAATATAAATCTTGGCACGTGACCTCCTTTTTAGAACATCTAACTCATACTGGCGAAATAAATATCGATTTCATAAAGATAGTTTCAATTCCAGGATAATCCGGCCATTGTTAACCGAGTTAAAAAATTCTTGTTTTGGCTATATCTTCTTCAATTGAATAAATTTCATTTATATATCTTTTTGATGTATCTTTCATTAGTTTAATAACACTTTTCATGCCCATATCGTGATTATTATCTATAAGACTGCTGGTTTCAACATCATGTGGAGTTCCCTGATTTTTCACATTGATGCCCAGATGAACTTTCATGCTGCTAGGGGTAACCGTGGCAATGGAAACCGACAATTTAGCAGAATTTATATACAGGTCGTCTCCTTTTCTGGTACAAGGAATATTCCAATTACTTAATTCATCTTTTAAAATCATCACAAGTATCCTTTGGCGATGATAAGCCATTCTTAAATCTGCTGGTTGGCAATCAAAGTGTTCCACAATAAAATGGGCCATTACATCAGATTTGATTTCTAAATCTACATCCTCATAATCAATTATTTTGTCCTTTTTAATAAGCATGGGGCCAATCCAGGTTATTATACTGGATCCCTTAATACCATATTCTTTTAAAGCCCATGCTGGTTCTATGGGAGTTCCATCATAATTTAAGTTCTCATTTAAATGTTTATGAAGCATTTTCATGCTTATCACCATTGTTTTTTTTTACATGATTTAAGCTCTGAAAAATGAATCTGAGCCGTAAATGTATTTATGTTACGGAAATATGATTTTAAGAGAGCTCAGTTTAAAATTACCAGTTCTTTAAAGCCAGTTTCAGGATCCATAATTCTCTTAAAAGTTCCTTCATACTCCAGAATAGACAATTCCACAGTAGTATTTACCAGGGACCCTTCTTTTAAATGCCCCCCAGTCATTTTTCCAGTTTTATCTGCCACCGCCAGATGTAAGTGTATACCCTCCGGAGAAACGGTCCCATTAGCACATATTATTTCCAGAGGACCCTCAATATCAATAATTTCTTCATCAGCTAACCTTAAAGCTGCTTTTTGCAGACTGCCTACTGCGCCAATAATTATTCCTGCTTCCAGGTTGTTCTTTTTTTGTATAGACCCTATTTCGTTTTTGAGATCTTTGCCCGGAGTGATTCTGAATACTAACATGTCAACTAATATATTTAATAGGGTCTTTTTACATTTAATAATTATGAAAGCCCGACCTCGAGATTTCATATACACTACTGATGATCTTTACTTTGCCACAACTTCCTATCTGCATCCTGAAGATAGGATACTCTCTTTCCTGCGTTATATCCCTCACAAAAATGGGGATCGTTTAAAAAATGGGAAGAAGTATGCTAAAGTAGATTCAGTTCAAGCCTATAATTATCTACAGGAAAATTATCCAGAGTATCTATTTGAATGTGAAAATAGCCAGACATTTATGATGGGGGTTCCTTTAGATCGGGTTAAAGAAATATTAACTCCCCATGACCGTTTAAAAGAGATAATGAAAGAAGATCAATCAATTCCATTATTGAGAAAGGTGGTGAAAGTTGGAGAAACCTTCCATGAAAAGGCAAATATCCCTTATGAAAATATGGGAATCTCTGGTTCCATCTTACCCGGGCTGTATAATATTGAAAGTTCAGATATCGATTTTGTGATTTATGGGCTGGAAAATCACCGTCGTGCCCGGGCAACTTTCAAGGATATTAAGGACCAGGATATTTTCCAGAGTATTGGTGATGATTACTGGGATAAGATATTTAAAAAACGAATTAAAGATTCGGCGCTATCTTTTGAAGAGTTTTGCTGGTATGAAAAACGTAAAAATAATAGAGGGATTATAGATGGAACTTTATTTGATATTTTAGCCACTAGAAATTGGGAGGAAATAAAAGGTTCCTGGGGAGACATACGTTATGAGAATCATGGGCATGTTACCCTGGAAGCTACTGTAAAAAGCGCTCTGGCATCATTTGATAACCCTGCAGTATATGAAGTAACTGATGTAAAGATAATGGAAGGCCCCCCAGTAACAGTTGATAAAGTTGCCTCTTTTACCCACACCTATGCTGGTCAGGCAGAGGAAGATGAAAGAATAATAGTTAAAGGTAAATTAGAGCGTGTTATAGGCTCTAAAAATAGTTATAGGGTTGTTGTGGGTACTACTAGAGAATCTATAGATGAATTTATAAAAATAAAAGATTTACATATGGATTAGGTGTTTCTTGAAGTCTTTTGAATAAAAATTTTTTAAATAATAAATAGATAATTATTTAAATAATACTTTATTATATTATTTTTAATAATAAATATTTATAAATATTATCAGATTATCCCCTGAGGAGATTTTATGAAGAATGATACGGTTAATATTGGCCTTATAGGATTTGGAACTATTGGTAGCGGTGTAGTTACCATACTAAAGCAAAATATGGATTTAATTGAGAAAAAATCACGTAAAAAGATTAATTTAAAGAAAATAGTTGATCTGGATATTAGCACTCCCCGGGGAGTGGATGTGGATCCTGAAAAGTTATCAACCAATGTAGATGACATTCTGGAAGATGAAGATATAGATATCGTTATAGAACTTATTGGGGGCTATTTACCCGCTCTTGATTTTATTTTGAAGGCCCTTAACAAAGGTAAGCATGTGGTTACAGCCAATAAAGCCCTTTTGGCCAAACACTGGGACGAGATTATATCTGCTGCAGAGGAAAATCAGGTTAAAATATCCTTCGAAGCAAGTGTTGGTGGAGGAATACCCCTTTTACAGCCTCTAAATGAGAGTCTAGCTGCCAATAATATCCAGTCCATCTATGGAATAATAAATGGTACGGCTAATTACATACTTACTAAAATGACCCAGGAAGGCTTAAATTTTGATTCAGTATTAAATGAAGCTCAAGATAAAGGATATGCAGAACAAGACACAACTTTTGATGTGGAAGGACATGATACTGCTCAAAAATTAATTCTACTCACCATACTAGGATTTGGAAAATATGTAAAAGAAGAAAATTTCCATGTAGAGGGTATTCGCAATATAACCCCGGAAGATATCATTTTTAATCTAGAAGAGCGAGGATATGTTATTAAGCTACTGGGTATCTCCAGAAAAACAGATAATGAGCTGGAAGTAAGGGTCCATCCCACCTTAATTCCTCAAGACCACCTTTTAGCCTCAGTAAACGGAGTTTTCAATGGAGTTTATATTGAAGGTGATGCTGTGGGTCCAGTAATGATGTATGGCCAGGGAGCAGGGAGTATGCCCACGGCAAGTGCTGTAATTGGAGATTGTCTGGACATTATTAACAATCCGCAAAAAGAAATACCTTTCGGGCCATTAAAAGAAAATCCTGCCTCTTTAAAAAGTATTGAAAATGTAAAATCCAAATACTATATTAGATTGAAAGCCCTGGATCATCCAGGAGTACTGCACTCCATAGCAGGTATTCTAAGCGATTTTAATATAAGTATTGAGTCCGTAAGCCAGAAAAAACTCGATGATGGGCCGGCAGTACCTATTTTTATAGTGACGCATAAAGCATCAGAAAATGATTTAAGGAGTGCTTTAAAGAAAATAGATGAATTAAAAGACATAAAAGAAAAAAGTATGTTTATCCGAATTTTAGAAGAATGAACAAAACCATATTATTTTTTTTAAAAATTTAGTAATAAAAATTTATTAATTGATAGGAAAAAGGTGATTAAATGACCATCAGAGTATATTGTATATCCCAATTTCTATTCTGCCCCTATAAACTACTATTAAGCCAGGTACATGATGAAAAAAAATTAGCTGATTCCAAAAACCAGTCCAAGTCCAGAACCATAGTTACTATATCCAAGCACTTGCATCATGATTTTGTGGATATGGTTAGAATGAATATGTGGTCGGTGGAAAGAGGTATGAACAAAGAAGAAGTTATAGAAAATTTATTAAATGGAATTCCTTCTTTAATTAAAAATGCTTCAGAAAACGTTACACATTTATGTGATTGCTATGCTGGGGAACAGCTGGAAAATGAATGGGCTTCTAGAATAAAAATAGAAATAGAGATTTTAGCACTTAAAATAATTAAAATTATGAATACTACCCGAAAATCCGGGCGCGAATTAATTGAAATGATGTTTCCTCCCTCTTTGAATAGTTATTTAATTTATGATAGCTATCTGGATCTGGTGGGTAAAGTAGATAAAATAGAAATTATGGATGGTAACTATTTCCCGGTGAAAATAAAATATGGTAATCCTCCTTTAAGAGGGGTTTGGGATTCTGATGCTCTGGAAGTAGTTGCTTATGCTCTTTTAACTGAAAGGGAATTTGAAACTGATGTTAATGTGGGTTTTGTTGAATATGTTACTTTAGGAGAGAAAAGACCAGTAATAATAGATTCCGAAATTAGAGAAGGGTTTTTTCGGGTGATGGATGAAATAAGAAATATTATATATGAAAATGAAGCTCCTGAAATTGTAATAAACCCCAGAAAATGTGAATCATGTGAATATATCAATACATGTGAATACGGTGGTCTATTATCATAAATTAAGTAAAAATGATGGCAAAAAGAGCCTGAATTTAGAAAATTAAAATTCTAAATAATGTTTTTAATTGTCAGAATAAGATACCAAAATATAAATTCTAAGAATAATAGAATATAATCATTATTATCGGTGATAAAATGAGCCAAGAAGAACTCTTAAAAAAATGTGAAGGTATGGAAGATGCAAGTGTAATGGGTGCTTGCAGAGTAATGCTGGAAATGATGGCCAAAAAAGAGGTGCAAGTTGAAGAAGAAGGTCCGCAAACTTACCTGGAAATGGCAGAAAACCTTAAACCAGCTGATGTATCTAAAGTACTGCAACTGGCATTGAAAATCAGAGAAAGCGGAGATGTGAAAGACCCCGAAGTATTGAATGCAGCGAGCAGAATAATAAGAGCCATTGAAATGAGCTAATTAAAGTATTAAATTTAAAACTTTTTTTCCCCTACTTTTTTTATATCAAAAATTGCAGTATCAGCTATAGCCATAACAGCCATTACTCCTGCTTGAATAGGATCAGTAACCACCAGATCTGCCATTTTAGTAACGCTCCCTGGCATAGATAAACTTATAATTACTACAGAATGTTGTTTTTTTATCTTTTCTACTTCTTCGGTTATTTTGCCACCCATCAGAGATCCGGCCAGTACTAAGGCACCTACTCTAGGCAGTCTGCCCACAGCAGAAATGGCTTCTGCCAATTCCATTTCCCCTACAAGAGGTATGGTATCAATACTTATTCGTTCCCCACGTATATTATGGCGATCAGCCTCACTTATGGCCCCCATAGCAACATGGGCTACTTGAGCCCCACCACCAATTATAATGATTCTTTTTCCATATATTTCATCCAGGGACCGATGAACTTTCACTTCCAGTACAGAAGGGGATTT
This genomic interval carries:
- a CDS encoding CBS domain-containing protein, which produces MEDIMTSNPVSVSLDTSATRVRSILRDEDFRCIPVLNGDHLEGLITRGNMLNISTTKSNIEARGIMKKPKVILTPEMNIFKAAYNILSAAEIQAPVVESNNNLNLVGIVSVVDILRGLKEEGAEPHKKTLGDIKTKNVVSCDYHDLISKVWNQMDESGYSGLPVLKNGKLIGIITRKDLIKARHISTGMETEHGKRSIKVEKVMKTPTLVGTDDMLVDEAANLMIVNDIGRLPVVKNPVFVKKEPNRSKESELVGIVSREDILGSYLS
- a CDS encoding CBS domain-containing protein, translating into MEMETKVTVHDAMTSNVVTVDHKLSIADAALLMTRMKVGSLIVKTKAGPEGVITESDIIRKVVSKNIAASDITIGQVMTKNLINIDPGSELNEAARLMAKNNIRRLPVVKDGSLVGILTSSDVMAVSPELTEILVVNARIQENQVGFPTDERPFPGACELCGNFMEYLDEIDGKFVCEECKEDLEGD
- a CDS encoding 7-carboxy-7-deazaguanine synthase QueE translates to MKAPIMEVFSSIQGEGKLIGRRQIFIRFAGCNLDCIYCDTPESKNAANGIEISIEELSKTVSHLLTPDFHSISFTGGEPLLQADFIKLFLERNDFKSMLETNGSLPSQIKKIAGLIDYASVDIKLPEHFASDNKGDLWEKEVDSLNILIEKGANSYCKVVVLPTTKVDTVELIAKHIKKELNLPSKVPLVIQPASPVDYWVKHSPKLFKMSEKAGKHMDVLTIPQIHKLLKVR
- a CDS encoding 6-carboxytetrahydropterin synthase, whose product is MKIIINGIHANLRFSAAHMIPEHESCGCIHGHSYHVDVQLEGQRSGKFGFVVDFKEVKSIVRTICKKLDHKVLIPLESPLIEFKSVKNSVEFSIDGKEYKLPLQDCVLLPLPSTSAEDLSIYFVDKLWEKLQEKGADVSVVQICVNEGIGQGAFYSRNRNCENY
- a CDS encoding DUF366 family protein; this encodes MKMLHKHLNENLNYDGTPIEPAWALKEYGIKGSSIITWIGPMLIKKDKIIDYEDVDLEIKSDVMAHFIVEHFDCQPADLRMAYHRQRILVMILKDELSNWNIPCTRKGDDLYINSAKLSVSIATVTPSSMKVHLGINVKNQGTPHDVETSSLIDNNHDMGMKSVIKLMKDTSKRYINEIYSIEEDIAKTRIF
- a CDS encoding PPC domain-containing DNA-binding protein, yielding MLVFRITPGKDLKNEIGSIQKKNNLEAGIIIGAVGSLQKAALRLADEEIIDIEGPLEIICANGTVSPEGIHLHLAVADKTGKMTGGHLKEGSLVNTTVELSILEYEGTFKRIMDPETGFKELVILN
- a CDS encoding DNA polymerase subunit beta, which produces MMKARPRDFIYTTDDLYFATTSYLHPEDRILSFLRYIPHKNGDRLKNGKKYAKVDSVQAYNYLQENYPEYLFECENSQTFMMGVPLDRVKEILTPHDRLKEIMKEDQSIPLLRKVVKVGETFHEKANIPYENMGISGSILPGLYNIESSDIDFVIYGLENHRRARATFKDIKDQDIFQSIGDDYWDKIFKKRIKDSALSFEEFCWYEKRKNNRGIIDGTLFDILATRNWEEIKGSWGDIRYENHGHVTLEATVKSALASFDNPAVYEVTDVKIMEGPPVTVDKVASFTHTYAGQAEEDERIIVKGKLERVIGSKNSYRVVVGTTRESIDEFIKIKDLHMD
- a CDS encoding homoserine dehydrogenase, which encodes MKNDTVNIGLIGFGTIGSGVVTILKQNMDLIEKKSRKKINLKKIVDLDISTPRGVDVDPEKLSTNVDDILEDEDIDIVIELIGGYLPALDFILKALNKGKHVVTANKALLAKHWDEIISAAEENQVKISFEASVGGGIPLLQPLNESLAANNIQSIYGIINGTANYILTKMTQEGLNFDSVLNEAQDKGYAEQDTTFDVEGHDTAQKLILLTILGFGKYVKEENFHVEGIRNITPEDIIFNLEERGYVIKLLGISRKTDNELEVRVHPTLIPQDHLLASVNGVFNGVYIEGDAVGPVMMYGQGAGSMPTASAVIGDCLDIINNPQKEIPFGPLKENPASLKSIENVKSKYYIRLKALDHPGVLHSIAGILSDFNISIESVSQKKLDDGPAVPIFIVTHKASENDLRSALKKIDELKDIKEKSMFIRILEE
- the cas4 gene encoding CRISPR-associated protein Cas4, yielding MTIRVYCISQFLFCPYKLLLSQVHDEKKLADSKNQSKSRTIVTISKHLHHDFVDMVRMNMWSVERGMNKEEVIENLLNGIPSLIKNASENVTHLCDCYAGEQLENEWASRIKIEIEILALKIIKIMNTTRKSGRELIEMMFPPSLNSYLIYDSYLDLVGKVDKIEIMDGNYFPVKIKYGNPPLRGVWDSDALEVVAYALLTEREFETDVNVGFVEYVTLGEKRPVIIDSEIREGFFRVMDEIRNIIYENEAPEIVINPRKCESCEYINTCEYGGLLS
- a CDS encoding DUF5612 domain-containing protein produces the protein MKKFAITIKSINKPGVLRDITEMMANCGINISYTHLFVEKDYSGSIYLELEDVNNIDELIGAIKKSPSVLEVKVHRSLDEIYGKRIIIIGGGAQVAHVAMGAISEADRHNIRGERISIDTIPLVGEMELAEAISAVGRLPRVGALVLAGSLMGGKITEEVEKIKKQHSVVIISLSMPGSVTKMADLVVTDPIQAGVMAVMAIADTAIFDIKKVGEKKF